The proteins below come from a single Aegilops tauschii subsp. strangulata cultivar AL8/78 chromosome 6, Aet v6.0, whole genome shotgun sequence genomic window:
- the LOC109783322 gene encoding uncharacterized protein yields the protein MLMLRAATARAASTVVAGARRRPGLLPVAVAGLSSSSSGPPSGGKRRKGQRRGEAKPQPQPLPGHSEIPSNKKANARPAKDRRKVRPAEEAPQGPSGQGQEIELRKQPPEKPKRVVRWRCATGCGACCKLDKGPEFPTPDEVFADFPDHLQLYKSMIGPDGWCNNYDKSNRTCNIYEDRPFFCRVEPKVFEEFFGVPRSKFDREACSACVDNIKMVYGQDSPELGNFKRVIREESSKHEASMNEVKLLDTTNTTGT from the exons ATGCTCATGTTGCGGGCCGCCACCGCCAGGGCGGCGTCGACGGTCGTCGCCGGCGCCAGGAGGAGACCCGGCCTCCTGCCTGTCGCTGTCGCCGGTCTCTCGTCCTCCTCATCAGGACCACCATCGGGCGGGAAGAGGAGGAAGGGCCAGCGGCGGGGCGAGGCCAAGCCCCAGCCCCAGCCCTTGCCTGGGCACTCCGAGATCCCCAGCAACAAGAAGGCCAACGCGAGGCCGGCCAAGGACAGGAGGAAGGTTCGCCCAGCGGAAGAGGCGCCGCAAGGGCCGTCGGGCCAGGGCCAGGAGATTGAGTTGAGGAAGCAGCCGCCGGAGAAGCCGAAGCGGGTGGTGCGGTGGCGCTGCGCGACGGGGTGCGGCGCGTGCTGCAAGCTGGACAAGGGCCCCGAGTTCCCCACCCCCGACGAGGTCTTCGCCGACTTCCCCGACCACCTCCAG CTGTACAAGAGCATGATTGGTCCCGATGGATGGTGCAACAACTACGACAAGTCCAATCGAACCTGCAACATCTACGAAG ACCGGCCATTCTTCTGCAGGGTCGAACCGAAGGTTTTCGAAGAGTTCTTTGGCGTGCCACGCAGCAAGTTCGACAGGGAAGCCTGCAG TGCTTGCGTGGATAACATCAAGATGGTGTATGGCCAGGACTCTCCTGAGCTTGGAAACTTCAAGCGGGTCATAAGGGAGGAAAGTAGTAagcatgaagcaagcatgaacgAGGTTAAATTGTTGGATACCACAAATACTACTGGTACCTGA
- the LOC109783321 gene encoding uncharacterized protein has product MDAVGGAGGAVVVDKAGGQAPPKTLVDWALKILDTADPDEKARLGDLAATEWLRGAIPLPYDPAQPARAPPDRPARSDAVRLLPPSQAPKLGKGGSAQSRLAMLHSLAHIESWAVDLSWDIVARFGAQLRMPRGFFDDFARVAQDEGRHFAVLSARLRELGSHYGALPAHDGLWDSAMRTSHCLLARLAVEHCVHEARGLDVLPTTISRFRAGGDEETAKLLEDIIYPEEITHCAAGVRWFRYLCLRSLPSDPIAPPVPQPKSQCSELLEGRTGDDNKTSQAVHDGLADKPTEDINSHDEAVQQVGDGLARCSLGDADEMAIIERFHSIVREHFRGPLKPPFNAEARKAAGFGPAWYEPLAVKEVETQAIEQSE; this is encoded by the exons ATGGATGCCGTGGGCGGTGCCGGTGGAGCGGTCGTCGTCGACAAAGCGGGCGGGCAGGCGCCGCCCAAGACGCTGGTTGACTGGGCGCTGAAGATCCTCGACACGGCCGACCCCGACGAGAAGGCCCGGCTGGGCGACCTCGCCGCCACCGAGTGGCTCCGCGGCGCCATCCCGCTCCCCTACGACCCGGCGCAGCCCGCGCGCGCCCCGCCGGACCGCCCGGCGCGGAGCGACGCGGTGCGGCTGCTCCCGCCCTCCCAGGCGCCGAAGCTGGGGAAGGGCGGCAGCGCGCAGAGCCGGCTGGCGATGCTGCACTCGCTGGCGCACATCGAAAGCTGGGCCGTGGACCTCTCCTGGGACATCGTCGCCCGCTTCGGCGCGCAGCTCCGCATGCCCCGCGGCTTCTTCGACGACTTCGCCCGCGTCGCGCAGGACGAAGGGCGGCACTTCgcggtgctctccgcgcggctcCGGGAGCTGGGGTCGCACTACGGCGCGCTCCCCGCGCACGACGGCCTCTGGGACTCGGCCATGCGCACCTCGCACTGCCTCCTCGCCCGCCTGGCTGTCGAGCACTGCGTCCACGAG GCCAGGGGATTAGATGTCCTTCCAACCACCATATCAAGATTCCGCGCTGGTGGGGATGAAGAAACAGCCAAACTGCTTGAAGACATCATTTATCCAGAAGAGATAACACACTGTGCAGCTGGCGTTAGATGGTTTAGATACTTGTGCCTCCGGTCCCTCCCCAGTGATCCAATTGCACCTCCAGTTCCGCAGCCTAAATCCCAATGCTCTGAGCTGCTGGAAGGTAGGACAGGTGACGATAATAAGACTTCTCAAGCGGTGCATGATGGATTGGCAGATAAGCCGACAGAAGATATTAATAGCCATGACGAGGCGGTTCAACAAGTGGGCGATGGACTGGCAAGGTGCAGCCTAGGCGACGCCGATGAAATGGCAATCATTGAGAGATTCCACAGCATCGTTAGAGAGCATTTCCGAGGACCCCTGAAGCCCCCCTTCAATGCGGAGGCTAGGAAGGCAGCTGGATTTGGGCCTGCCTGGTATGAACCCCTGGCGGTGAAGGAGGTTGAGACACAAGCAATCGAGCAAAGTGAGTAG